The following coding sequences lie in one Sorghum bicolor cultivar BTx623 chromosome 6, Sorghum_bicolor_NCBIv3, whole genome shotgun sequence genomic window:
- the LOC8079583 gene encoding uncharacterized protein LOC8079583, which translates to MGFHLLAFVAARGLMQVFNLSAPLNRRLPLARHLPEAFAVLYGVLASHAAWLNDALARGAAWRHSGSRGGVDEYVRYAMLSISD; encoded by the coding sequence ATGGGGTTCCACCTGCTTGCGTTCGTGGCGGCGAGGGGGCTCATGCAGGTGTTCAACCTCTCGGCGCCGCTCAACCGGCGGCTGCCGCTCGCGCGCCACCTTCCTGAGGCCTTCGCCGTCCTGTACGGCGTGCTCGCCTCGCACGCCGCGTGGCTCAACGACGCCCTGGCGCGCGGCGCCGCCTGGAGGCACAGCGGGAGCCGGGGTGGCGTCGACGAGTACGTCCGATACGCCATGCTCAGCATCTCCGACTGA